One Ictalurus furcatus strain D&B chromosome 21, Billie_1.0, whole genome shotgun sequence genomic region harbors:
- the zbtb40 gene encoding zinc finger and BTB domain-containing protein 40 isoform X1 encodes MELPNYSRQLMQQLQTLRKESQFCDCTILVGDATHPAHKVVLAASSLLFKFLLETSDSISIDTAVVTPQEFSSLLDMAYLGRLVPGKHDFTRVVAAADSLQMFDVAVGCKNVLDELVKQSEDAQGLKDHTDIPSHELQEPRRLDASGREFASQKEDGAVELLSQKHDDLVRTLQDIQPWINVLRTWDALSRQHQRMLLECFEGDPGVDVVFQRLLDLVKDGREVSARAVVSLLDQIKSLKPDPESVEEREETGPDLKGGSAAEVARSPGYQHDVSSDLTDYLAGVENVSELLARTAERCTSEAVKQVLLECSGEQNHGQVLRKLLSTLAERGIEETSVLLLLKEVEDSSTDSADKRTDDRIGLPLLRTFQNRLCVLNLEAQIIRRSLDELPSVSSDQREVLQKEADGNVEKLLRAALDGGLVQPLTVWRLLFWAATHDPELRLVMQEIRTNPEAQDLIHTVALVDALSKHKKLILETINEIPDLERAAGDLDGDKDITEFLQSCRGADGGTESVQQVLDRVLSRESQHVRPLCRLLSTSRVSFPQLSVLTEELSHVEAERDEETAGSEKEGEEEEKDEGRIFRRRKGVVVSYSCQWCNKAFDFKCRLLKHKKQCAFCPERMQRCTECSALFPSVTALQQHRAEAHNGPPVKRKKVEPVTCELCGKTFKHPSGLLYHRRTEHLEERPYACEECGTKFSANSSLKNHMRLHTGEKPYRCKHCDMSFTVAAALSYHTKKKHSEGKMYSCQYCSATFAQSIELTRHVRTHTGDKPYVCRECGKGFKQANGLSVHLQTFHNISDPHDCQKCRVSFSCLEKLREHIQEVHPKDLHQCPECSKILNTAAQLEKHMSVHDGSKPYSCQSCHKSYQTLSGLWYHNRTTHPDAVTAEGSRTVSHLLHCKICDKAFCNRSSLFKHNITKHPETRAGTEEGEKEAQADTLVWRCVYCPRALSSEQELQQHVSSEHVSQQGSVFACAVCSLSFLSEAEFQQHFLTSHVQLVQEEEELQAHGSTSQMVIQSEDAPSEGAAQIVGLDQSQLAGSQQVFVAVGDGGEAVADSGIVAVNMEDLLTGHVTLIYVSKRDGGLKRRQSR; translated from the exons ATGGAGCTCCCGAACTACAGCCGGCAGCTCATGCAACAGCTGCAGACTTTGCGAAAAGAGTCCCAGTTCTGTGACTGCACTATCCTGGTGGGGGACGCGACCCATCCGGCACATAAAGTGGTCCTGGCTGCCTCCAGCCTGCTCTTTAAGTTTCTCCTCGAGACTTCGGACAGCATCTCCATCGATACGGCAGTGGTCACGCCGCAGGAGTTCTCCTCTCTGCTGGACATGGCCTACTTGGGCAGACTGGTGCCTGGCAAACACGACTTCACGCGTGTCGTCGCTGCTGCAGACAGCCTGCAGATGTTCGACGTGGCAGTCGGCTGCAAGAACGTCCTGGACGAGCTCGTGAAACAGTCCGAAGACGCTCAGGGTTTAAAAGATCACACGGACATTCCTTCGCATGAACTGCAAGAACCAAGACGACTTGATGCTTCTGGACGAGAGTTTGCGTCACAAaagg AAGATGGTGCGGTGGAGCTGCTTTCTCAGAAACATGACGATCTCGTAAGGACCCTGCAGGACATCCAGCCGTGGATCAACGTCCTTCGGACCTGGGACGCACTATCACGCCAGCACCAACGC ATGTTGCTGGAGTGTTTCGAAGGAGATCCAGGTGTGGACGTGGTTTTCCAGCGCCTCTTGGACCTGGTGAAGGATGGGCGTGAGGTCTCAGCCCGAGCCGTCGTTTCGCTGCTGGACCAGATTAAGAGCCTAAAGCCTGATCCGGAGTCtgtggaggagagggaggagacgGGACCGGACCTCAAAG GCGGATCCGCAGCCGAGGTTGCCAGATCTCCCGGATATCAGCACGACGTCTCTTCAGACCTGACTGACTACCTCGCGGGTGTGGAGAACGTTTCTGAACTGCTCGCTCGGACAGCGGAGAGATGCACGAGCGAAGCCGTAAAGCAG GTTCTGCTGGAGTGCAGTGGAGAGCAGAATCACGGGCAGGTGCTGAGGAAGCTGCTAAGCACGCTCGCTGAGAGAGGAATAGAGGAAACATCCgtactgctgctgctgaaggagGTGGAGGACAGCAGCACGGATAGTGCAG ATAAGAGGACGGATGACCGCATTGGCCTGCCGCTTTTGAGAACTTTCCAGAACAGGCTGTGTGTGCTGAACCTGGAGGCTCAGATCATCAGGCGGAGTTTGGACGAATTGCCTAGCGTCTCGTCCGATCAGAGAGAG gTCCTGCAGAAAGAGGCTGACGGTAATGTGGAGAAGCTGCTCAGAGCTGCTCTGGATGGAGGTTTGGTTCAGCCTCTGACGGTATGGAGGCTCCTGTTCTGGGCCGCGACTCACGACCCGGAGCTCCGACTCGTCATGCAGGAAATCAGGACAAATCCAGAAGCTCAGGACCTCATACACACTG tTGCCCTAGTGGATGCCTTGTCCAAGCACAAAAAGCTCATTCTGGAAACAATCAATGAAATCCCTGACCTGGAAAGAGCCGCGGGCGATTTGGACGGCGATAAAGACATCACTGAG TTCCTGCAGAGCTGCCGTGGTGCTGACGGAGGGACGGAGTCCGTGCAGCAGGTTTTGGACCGGGTACTGAGCAGAGAGTCGCAGCACGTCCGGCCGCTTTGTCGCCTCCTGTCCACGAGCCGGGTGAGCTTCCCCCAGCTTTCTGTCCTCACCGAGGAGCTCAGCCATGTTG AAGCGGAACGAGACGAGGAGACTGCAGGCTccgagaaagagggagaggaagaggagaaggatgAAGGTCGCATATTCAGGAGGAGGAAGGGCGTCGTCGTGTCCTACAGTTGCCAGTGGTGCAACAAGGCCTTCGACTTTAAGTGTCGTCTGCTGAAGCACAAGAAGCAGTGTGCGTTCTGTCCGGAGAGAATGCAGCGCTGCACCGAGTGCTCCGCCTTGTTCCCGTCAGTCACGGCCCTGCAGCAGCACCGAGCCGAGGCTCACAACGGCCCGCCGgttaagaggaagaaagtaGAGCCGGTGACATGTGAGCTCTGTGGAAAGACCTTTAAACACCCTTCTG GTTTGTTGTACCACAGGCGCACGGAGCATTTGGAGGAGAGGCCCTACGCGTGTGAGGAATGCGGCACCAAGTTCTCCGCTAACTCGTCCCTGAAGAACCACATGCGGCTGCACACGGGGGAGAAACCGTACCGTTGCAAACACTGTGACATGAGCTTCACCGTGGCCGCCGCGCTGTCCTACCACACCAAGAAGAAACACTCGGAGG GTAAGATGTACTCATGTCAGTACTGCTCGGCTACGTTTGCGCAGTCTATCGAGCTGACGCGACACGTGCGTACACACACAGGAGACAAACCATACGTGTGTAGGGAGTGTGGGAAAGGCTTCAAACAGGCCAATGGGCTCTCAGTGCACTTGCAGACCTTCCACA ACATCTCAGACCCGCACGACTGTCAGAAGTGCCGTGTGAGCTTCAGTTGTCTGGAGAAGCTTCGAGAGCACATTCAGGAGGTTCACCCTAAAGATCTGCACCAGTGTCCCGAGTGCAGTAAGATCCTGAACACCGCGGCTCAGCTGGAGAAACACATGAGCGTCCACGACGGCAGCAAACCCTACAGCTGCCAGAGCTGCCACAAATCCTACCAG ACTCTCTCAGGGTTGTGGTACCACAATCGCACCACGCACCCGGACGCGGTGACGGCGGAGGGCAGTCGCACGGTTTCTCACCTTCTGCACTGTAAGATCTGCGACAAGGCTTTCTGCAACAGGAGCAGCTTGTTTAAACACAACATAACCAAACACCCAG aaacccGTGCTGGGACTGAAGAGGGTGAAAAGGAGGCACAGGCAG ACACACTCGTGTGGAGATGTGTGTACTGTCCTCGTGCTCTTAGCAGCGAGCAGGAGTTGCAGCAGCACGTGTCGAGCGAACACGTGAGCCAGCAGGGATCCGTGTTCGCCTGCGCCGTCTGCTCACTGTCCTTCCTCTCCGAAGCCGAGTTCCAGCAGCACTTCCTCACCAGCCACGTGCAGCTCgtccaggaggaggaggagctacAGGCTCATGGCTCCACCTCCCAAATG GTGATCCAGTCAGAAGACGCCCCATCTGAAGGGGCGGCACAGATCGTCGGGCTCGACCAATCACAACTGGCCGGCTCCCAACAGGTGTTTGTTGCCGTGGGCGACGGCGGGGAGGCAGTGGCTGACTCGGGGATCGTTGCCGTGAACATGGAGGACTTGCTGACGGGCCACGTCACGCTGATCT
- the zbtb40 gene encoding zinc finger and BTB domain-containing protein 40 isoform X2, giving the protein MELPNYSRQLMQQLQTLRKESQFCDCTILVGDATHPAHKVVLAASSLLFKFLLETSDSISIDTAVVTPQEFSSLLDMAYLGRLVPGKHDFTRVVAAADSLQMFDVAVGCKNVLDELVKQSEDAQGLKDHTDIPSHELQEPRRLDASGREFASQKDGAVELLSQKHDDLVRTLQDIQPWINVLRTWDALSRQHQRMLLECFEGDPGVDVVFQRLLDLVKDGREVSARAVVSLLDQIKSLKPDPESVEEREETGPDLKGGSAAEVARSPGYQHDVSSDLTDYLAGVENVSELLARTAERCTSEAVKQVLLECSGEQNHGQVLRKLLSTLAERGIEETSVLLLLKEVEDSSTDSADKRTDDRIGLPLLRTFQNRLCVLNLEAQIIRRSLDELPSVSSDQREVLQKEADGNVEKLLRAALDGGLVQPLTVWRLLFWAATHDPELRLVMQEIRTNPEAQDLIHTVALVDALSKHKKLILETINEIPDLERAAGDLDGDKDITEFLQSCRGADGGTESVQQVLDRVLSRESQHVRPLCRLLSTSRVSFPQLSVLTEELSHVEAERDEETAGSEKEGEEEEKDEGRIFRRRKGVVVSYSCQWCNKAFDFKCRLLKHKKQCAFCPERMQRCTECSALFPSVTALQQHRAEAHNGPPVKRKKVEPVTCELCGKTFKHPSGLLYHRRTEHLEERPYACEECGTKFSANSSLKNHMRLHTGEKPYRCKHCDMSFTVAAALSYHTKKKHSEGKMYSCQYCSATFAQSIELTRHVRTHTGDKPYVCRECGKGFKQANGLSVHLQTFHNISDPHDCQKCRVSFSCLEKLREHIQEVHPKDLHQCPECSKILNTAAQLEKHMSVHDGSKPYSCQSCHKSYQTLSGLWYHNRTTHPDAVTAEGSRTVSHLLHCKICDKAFCNRSSLFKHNITKHPETRAGTEEGEKEAQADTLVWRCVYCPRALSSEQELQQHVSSEHVSQQGSVFACAVCSLSFLSEAEFQQHFLTSHVQLVQEEEELQAHGSTSQMVIQSEDAPSEGAAQIVGLDQSQLAGSQQVFVAVGDGGEAVADSGIVAVNMEDLLTGHVTLIYVSKRDGGLKRRQSR; this is encoded by the exons ATGGAGCTCCCGAACTACAGCCGGCAGCTCATGCAACAGCTGCAGACTTTGCGAAAAGAGTCCCAGTTCTGTGACTGCACTATCCTGGTGGGGGACGCGACCCATCCGGCACATAAAGTGGTCCTGGCTGCCTCCAGCCTGCTCTTTAAGTTTCTCCTCGAGACTTCGGACAGCATCTCCATCGATACGGCAGTGGTCACGCCGCAGGAGTTCTCCTCTCTGCTGGACATGGCCTACTTGGGCAGACTGGTGCCTGGCAAACACGACTTCACGCGTGTCGTCGCTGCTGCAGACAGCCTGCAGATGTTCGACGTGGCAGTCGGCTGCAAGAACGTCCTGGACGAGCTCGTGAAACAGTCCGAAGACGCTCAGGGTTTAAAAGATCACACGGACATTCCTTCGCATGAACTGCAAGAACCAAGACGACTTGATGCTTCTGGACGAGAGTTTGCGTCACAAaagg ATGGTGCGGTGGAGCTGCTTTCTCAGAAACATGACGATCTCGTAAGGACCCTGCAGGACATCCAGCCGTGGATCAACGTCCTTCGGACCTGGGACGCACTATCACGCCAGCACCAACGC ATGTTGCTGGAGTGTTTCGAAGGAGATCCAGGTGTGGACGTGGTTTTCCAGCGCCTCTTGGACCTGGTGAAGGATGGGCGTGAGGTCTCAGCCCGAGCCGTCGTTTCGCTGCTGGACCAGATTAAGAGCCTAAAGCCTGATCCGGAGTCtgtggaggagagggaggagacgGGACCGGACCTCAAAG GCGGATCCGCAGCCGAGGTTGCCAGATCTCCCGGATATCAGCACGACGTCTCTTCAGACCTGACTGACTACCTCGCGGGTGTGGAGAACGTTTCTGAACTGCTCGCTCGGACAGCGGAGAGATGCACGAGCGAAGCCGTAAAGCAG GTTCTGCTGGAGTGCAGTGGAGAGCAGAATCACGGGCAGGTGCTGAGGAAGCTGCTAAGCACGCTCGCTGAGAGAGGAATAGAGGAAACATCCgtactgctgctgctgaaggagGTGGAGGACAGCAGCACGGATAGTGCAG ATAAGAGGACGGATGACCGCATTGGCCTGCCGCTTTTGAGAACTTTCCAGAACAGGCTGTGTGTGCTGAACCTGGAGGCTCAGATCATCAGGCGGAGTTTGGACGAATTGCCTAGCGTCTCGTCCGATCAGAGAGAG gTCCTGCAGAAAGAGGCTGACGGTAATGTGGAGAAGCTGCTCAGAGCTGCTCTGGATGGAGGTTTGGTTCAGCCTCTGACGGTATGGAGGCTCCTGTTCTGGGCCGCGACTCACGACCCGGAGCTCCGACTCGTCATGCAGGAAATCAGGACAAATCCAGAAGCTCAGGACCTCATACACACTG tTGCCCTAGTGGATGCCTTGTCCAAGCACAAAAAGCTCATTCTGGAAACAATCAATGAAATCCCTGACCTGGAAAGAGCCGCGGGCGATTTGGACGGCGATAAAGACATCACTGAG TTCCTGCAGAGCTGCCGTGGTGCTGACGGAGGGACGGAGTCCGTGCAGCAGGTTTTGGACCGGGTACTGAGCAGAGAGTCGCAGCACGTCCGGCCGCTTTGTCGCCTCCTGTCCACGAGCCGGGTGAGCTTCCCCCAGCTTTCTGTCCTCACCGAGGAGCTCAGCCATGTTG AAGCGGAACGAGACGAGGAGACTGCAGGCTccgagaaagagggagaggaagaggagaaggatgAAGGTCGCATATTCAGGAGGAGGAAGGGCGTCGTCGTGTCCTACAGTTGCCAGTGGTGCAACAAGGCCTTCGACTTTAAGTGTCGTCTGCTGAAGCACAAGAAGCAGTGTGCGTTCTGTCCGGAGAGAATGCAGCGCTGCACCGAGTGCTCCGCCTTGTTCCCGTCAGTCACGGCCCTGCAGCAGCACCGAGCCGAGGCTCACAACGGCCCGCCGgttaagaggaagaaagtaGAGCCGGTGACATGTGAGCTCTGTGGAAAGACCTTTAAACACCCTTCTG GTTTGTTGTACCACAGGCGCACGGAGCATTTGGAGGAGAGGCCCTACGCGTGTGAGGAATGCGGCACCAAGTTCTCCGCTAACTCGTCCCTGAAGAACCACATGCGGCTGCACACGGGGGAGAAACCGTACCGTTGCAAACACTGTGACATGAGCTTCACCGTGGCCGCCGCGCTGTCCTACCACACCAAGAAGAAACACTCGGAGG GTAAGATGTACTCATGTCAGTACTGCTCGGCTACGTTTGCGCAGTCTATCGAGCTGACGCGACACGTGCGTACACACACAGGAGACAAACCATACGTGTGTAGGGAGTGTGGGAAAGGCTTCAAACAGGCCAATGGGCTCTCAGTGCACTTGCAGACCTTCCACA ACATCTCAGACCCGCACGACTGTCAGAAGTGCCGTGTGAGCTTCAGTTGTCTGGAGAAGCTTCGAGAGCACATTCAGGAGGTTCACCCTAAAGATCTGCACCAGTGTCCCGAGTGCAGTAAGATCCTGAACACCGCGGCTCAGCTGGAGAAACACATGAGCGTCCACGACGGCAGCAAACCCTACAGCTGCCAGAGCTGCCACAAATCCTACCAG ACTCTCTCAGGGTTGTGGTACCACAATCGCACCACGCACCCGGACGCGGTGACGGCGGAGGGCAGTCGCACGGTTTCTCACCTTCTGCACTGTAAGATCTGCGACAAGGCTTTCTGCAACAGGAGCAGCTTGTTTAAACACAACATAACCAAACACCCAG aaacccGTGCTGGGACTGAAGAGGGTGAAAAGGAGGCACAGGCAG ACACACTCGTGTGGAGATGTGTGTACTGTCCTCGTGCTCTTAGCAGCGAGCAGGAGTTGCAGCAGCACGTGTCGAGCGAACACGTGAGCCAGCAGGGATCCGTGTTCGCCTGCGCCGTCTGCTCACTGTCCTTCCTCTCCGAAGCCGAGTTCCAGCAGCACTTCCTCACCAGCCACGTGCAGCTCgtccaggaggaggaggagctacAGGCTCATGGCTCCACCTCCCAAATG GTGATCCAGTCAGAAGACGCCCCATCTGAAGGGGCGGCACAGATCGTCGGGCTCGACCAATCACAACTGGCCGGCTCCCAACAGGTGTTTGTTGCCGTGGGCGACGGCGGGGAGGCAGTGGCTGACTCGGGGATCGTTGCCGTGAACATGGAGGACTTGCTGACGGGCCACGTCACGCTGATCT